The nucleotide sequence ctcttttctttcctctttttagggGAAAGTTCCTCCTACTGGGCTCTTTTGTTTACTTCACCACACCCTCTTCAGAGGAAGGCAGATATTTTTCCCTTCATTCCGGATGAAATTAATGTGCCAAGAGTCTGCAAAATCTCTTGTCACCACTGAGATTCCATGATACTCCTCATGCtggcttcctctttttttctagtttactGTGAACCATTCCAATCAGATAgcgggagggaaaaaaaaaaaaaaccaaaaaaacccaccacaacaaaaTAAACCCCAGTGAAAACCTAAGTAGCTGCTGAATGAAACCTGTCATAAAGCCAACATCTCTTTTGCTCAGCACAAAGCTGGAGAGATAGAACTGGAAGGAAACATATAACCAGCCAGGAGAGGCTCACTGCTGCATCTTTAGCTAAAGAACTACAGCTGTACACACCTGTTTGATGGTGTCAAGTGAGATTTGAACATTGTCTTCCAGTGGCCTTCCTTGATCTGGCTTCCTAAACACCAGAAGTTCTTCCTTCTCATTATAAACCACAGAGCACCCAACTTATTCTTGCTGTTAGAAATGTGCAACGTTATCTTGCTCACAGGGGTTAGTCACCCCTTTCTGCTTTCTCATACTCCCTTGCAACAACAGTGCTAAAATTCTTTTTATGAATTTAAATACCCAAGTTGTTCTCCCTTGACACCTTCCCATAAATTCCATGTGTTTCTAAATCATGGTTTTGATCTACTCGTGTTCCTTGTTTGCTGTGGCCAAATAACTATATAAACAGAAGTGGCAAGGACTAGGCATGGTGGTGATACCCTGCAAGATTTTCATCCCTCTGCCCATTCCTGCAGAGCAGTTTATTGTTGTCACATTTGTGATTTCAGGAGAGACCAGAGAAGGTTCTCAAATGGAAGGAACAAATCAAAGAGCACAAGTCACTGAGTTTAGCAGTTAGTGCTTGCATGTAAGTGGTGACTCAAGAAATTTGGCAACAAGAATGAGGCAGGCAGGATATTAAGAGAAGCAATCAGAAACCCCCTGCAATTTCATAACAACTCAATTTGAATTTCTGCTCTGAATCTAACCTTGGCCTTTTCCTCAGGATAGGCCTGAAACCGCTTGATTTGTCCCAAGATTTAAGTTGTGGGCTGCTGCTTAAGTCATTTAAGTTGACTGAACTTCCAGTTTTGTAGTAGCTAATATTGcatctgtgtgtttttcttttaattcccaCTGACCTTTCTTTGCCAAGTGGTTATTAGGAAGTAAATCCTGGCTTTCAACTgttcctgaattaaaaaaaaaaaaaaaagaaaaaaaaggcaactgtTCTTCAGtctcagaaacaaaattaatcctTAGACTCCTGGGACTTCTTTCAGTAGAAGGGATTTCCAGGGAAGTCTTTACAATAGTGGTTACAGTCTCTTATCTGCAGTATGATATTGGGAAATCTGTTTCCCTTTCCTATTATGTAAGAGTTACGGGTTGggtttcggtttggtttttttcagtgtttggagTTCAGTTGCAATCTCTTGCATCAAGACCTAAAGAGAATATGTGCAAGTCTCAATCACAGTTTGACAAAGATACTACTCCTACCTCAAAAAGTCTCTTCACCACAGAtggtggggggctggaggggttgtATTCCAGGAAAGCATAACAGTATGTTTGCTTTGCTCTTAACCTCCTCCCTTACCATTAGCAGTAGGGTACACTGGGTTTCATGGATTCAGTACAGCGATCTTATTTCACTCAAAGGAGACCTATACAGTTCTTTGAAGCACATCCCACCAATTTTTCAGGTCTCTGTTCTGAATACCAAACATTTTTCATACTAGTTCCATGGAAAATTTCTTTTAGCACAAATAAAAGAATATCTTACCTTATTCTAAACCAAGAAACAACAGGCTGACTTAACTAAAGATTTCCCACAGTATTTAGTCCAAGACAGATACCTGGTATGGAAATGTTTACCTAAATTGGCCAGGTTACAAGCAACTAAGAAATAGGTAATTTATAATGTGAAGTCCCAAGCAGCTGGAGGTTACATTACCTGCTGTACTTTTAATGACTAGCTgtgaaaaaaaagctaaaaaagcaGTAATGATACCCAAAAAGTCAACAGCCCAATTCCATAGACAAACATTTTATTACCAAAGGAGTTACAATATCAAAGTAAGAAACTGCAAAAGAGTTATAAACAACtataaaaatacttctatttaTCCAAAATTAAATATGAACACTTTATTAGTTAAATGCCAATATATTATTCTCTGAAAATATTCACACATTTTAAGTCACGTTTGTCTAATGTGTTAAACACGTTATATAAAATCATTGCATATAAGAAATCACAATCTGAAGGTAAGAAATTCTAGCTCCTCCTGCAGCTAACTTTAGGATAACCAAATATATAAGGCTAGTGCTGTTTCCAGTCAGCTGAAAAAACTTACATTCAGGCATCTCCTTTTTCACCTTCCATAGTTCTCGCTGTCTCGCCTCTACTTCAGCTAGTAGAAGTGTGCTACATCTCTCAAAAATCAGTACCCTTCCTAAGTTTTTCGGAGTTAACCTTTTCCCTATTTTTCCAAACTCAAATCGGTTTGCAGACGTATTAGATACCCACACTGAAAACATTAATGCATCAGCAGAACAGCCACAAGATCAGCTGCTTGTTTGGTACATTGGTCCTGTCCGTCCTTGATGCATTTTGCATAGATACAAAGAAACCAGCTACTTTTCCATATTGCTTTCTTCACTTGCAGCTTCTAAGACGGTTTTATAAATTGCTGTAGACATTTAAGTAGATTGCTTTCATATGACGGTATTAAAAAGTGACTTGAAAGATCAGAAAATCCAGAGCACGAAGGTGGGACACAGCCTTCTGCAGAGTTCTTTGTTTCAAACGCTGGTCTTTTGTTTCCACTTCTTGGACTTCAGCAGCTTGGTTTAGCCGTTTCTGTTTATTCGATCTCCAGGAACAAGGTACAGTAGCTTTCCGTCATAATTCTGGCATAAAGTGTTCATATAAGCGAGGACAGTTACTTGAAGAATGCATACAAAATGCAAAGATACCAAGTAATGCCACTTTGAAAGAAGAGAGCGGGATTCACCTAGAATcacctggaaattattttttcaaatttattcCAGCAGGATCGAAGGCTagatatattttctttcagttcacaAAATTCTTGGTTACATTTCTTTTTGGACTGTTCACTTGTTTCTGTGTCTTCTGTATTATGTGTATTTACCTGTGTGCAAACCTGAAAAAGAATAGTTTGCTATTGTTAGTTGAGAAGGGCTTATTCTTTTCCTATAGACATCTTTTAAAACACACTGATTCCCCTGACATCTCAATAAAAAATGGAGGTGCCTTACATGGTAATTAAGGCACGGAACATGCCGTGGCAGTACACAGTCTGCATCACTCTGACGTTCTCTCTctgagcacagccctgctgccacccCTGCCCCCTGGACTGAGAGAATGCAGCTTCAACACACAGCAGATACGAAACCAGCGTGTGCACCTGGGAACACGTACATCCTCTGTCACTGGTTTAAAATTTATTCTCCCATTATTTGAAGGACTGGAAAAATAAAGGCGATTAAATTGTGAGCCAAATTTCAAAAGATGTGGCTGCTTCTGTGGTACCTTGAGATGGGTGGAACAAGACGGACCTGTTCCCAGGGGTTGGTGCTGTGGCCTAGTATTCGGGATCTCACCCAGTGACAACATGACCATGGTTCTTGTCCGTATTCAATGACTGTTCATGATTTTTACCAACTGACTTTAATCGGTctttaaataaaaccagacatCCATGAGGTTAGGAGGGAGTTTCAAGAGTGACACTCTTTGACTTCTATGACTTAACTGGGATATCCTTTATGGTAAGACAAATGTTGGATTCACTACAGGTGGCTAAGCAAAATATAGACGCTAACATTACTCTGAAGAGCTGGTCCTAGATTATAAGAGTGTATCcatttcaaggagaaaaagaatgagTTAAATGCAGCCTTCAATCCAACTATTTAAGCCAGTCATAAAGAATTATATCATTTGGTGCCTATGGGGAGGCTTTTTGATGTTGGTCAGTATTTTTGTGTTCAACAGTTAACTGTGAGCCACACTTAGAAGAACGCTCTTCCTTTGCTATGGTAGTCTGTAGATCATTGCGCTAGATTCGAGTGATGCATCAAAGAGCAGATTCTGCCAATGactaaaaattcaaatattttcatatctAGCTGTTCTTGTTGAATTTGAGATATTGTGCTTAAAGATCAAAGGCATTACGGAAAGGAGAGAACTCCCACTAATCGCTTGTTGAAACAAACCAAATTAACCATTAATCTTAGAGTAGAACGCCAATGAGAAGTAACAACTATGATTTTATACACTAGAGAAGTTAAAGGCCTTCTTTGCACAAGTGTGGTCTTTGTCTTTTACTGAAGAATTAACTCAGGTATTTCAGTACTGAACCAGAATATGTATCATCACTATAGACTTCCAGTTCATTTGTCATAGTCTGTGCACTGGGCTTAATGTCTACTACAAGACATATGCTATACAGAGCAAAATTCGTCATGCATATAACATGTGCATGATAGTTGTACCTTTAAGAGGTAGATATGATAGTCTGTGTTGAAGAGCTCTACGGAATAAGTCACAATACTTCCAATAAACTGTAGACCATCACTACcactcaccttttcttttttatgtctttCACATTTGCACTGTAGAACCTGTAATGTCCCACATGAGACTAATGCTGCTTTCCATCTGAAGTCTTTGCTGATTTTTTGCTTATGAAAGAATCTGAGCATGTTGCATGCCATACTCTGTAGTGATTCTATCTCCTGTAAAGAGAGCAAGACAAATACGTCCTGAAAAGTCTGTGCGCCATTAGTTCTTTATAATGTtggtttgtctttaaaaaaaaagctccattAGTTACCAttagtttcttttgctttcataatGCCAATCCTTTCCAATAAAACACATGGCTAATCTGACCTACCTGcctcaaaatatttaaagttatCAATTTGTAGTAGTAATAGTAACAGTGTAAGGATGTTAGGGAGAAATATTAGCCATAACGAAATCAGCTGATGCAGTTAGGAAAACAGTGAATGATTTTTTGGAGTCGGTTCTTCTATCAAGTCATGACAAAATTTGCAGCAACAGCTGACAATTGTGCCTTCTGTCATTTGAGATCTGCCCAAATTATTCAAGCTTTCCGATCTGAAGTGAAAAGCTTGGCTAATATGATTTTCTgtggagaaatgaaaacagatgttggaaaatttttatgtttacttccattggcaaaataaaataagttttctgtactattttggattaaaaatataaaagaatctttatagcagaaaaaacaaaagcatttcttgGATATGGAATtgcttaatattttaatttttaaaatatcaatttACTTGACAAATTGTGTGATTACAAATTCAAAAAAGGAACAACCCTGAATATCATGATTTGAGTATTAAAAGGTAGTATTACGTTCTATCACAATATGTTATTCAGGACTGGACTGCACAAAGAAGCCATTTGAGTTTGTATTCTCTAAAGTAAATTCTGAGAAGTTAAATTTTACCTGAGTATCATTGCAGAAAAACACTTTgctattttcatgttttttattCTTGCAGCACCTGTCACGATACTCTGCAGACATATTTACCTGTAAAATATCATATATGTTTAAACATGGAAGCACTTTTAATCAAGTGAGCCAAGCTTCTCACTAACAGCTGGCGATGTCAACACTAAATTGTTCTGTAGCATCTCCTTACGTGTAGCAGGGTCAGCGTACAATTCCGAGCTTTTCTTTGGCAAGCAGGCAAAGAATACCCCAATCCAGCTACATTTTCTAAAGGTATTCACAGAATCACGTACtatcacaggatggttgaggtaggaagggacctctggaggtcatctggtccaaccccctgctcaagcagggacacccagagctggttgcccaggaccatgtccagacggcttttggatatctccaaggacggagactccacaacctccctgggcaacctgtgccagtgctcggtcaccctcacagtgaaaaaagtgtttcctgatgttcagagggaacctcctgtcaCTGGTCCTACCATGCGCACCGCTgacaagagcctggctctgtcttctttgcactcTCCCTTCAGGTACTTATAggcattgataagatccccctgagccttctcctctccaggctgaacagtcccagctctctcagcctttctttattggacagatgctccagtcccttaaatcacctttgtggccctttgttggactctctccagtagctctgtATTTCTCTCATACTGGGGAGCACAGACCTGTACACAAAGCTATTCATTTTAAATGTCCATATTCTATTGAACTACTTGGTTCTTTGGCATTTTAAAACATACAAGAATATTTAAATCGTACACAGCCACCAAATACAATGTTTGTCAATGTTTGTTTCAATACATACACACCCCAGGCATCTAAACAGATTGTAGCACTCACTTTGCATATGCACTAACAGAAGTTGTCCTAAGCAATATCATTTGCTCCCTTTGCGTGATCGTAAGTTTTTATCAATGTGGGGGGGGTGTTCTTCTACTTTGACACTTGTCATTGACAACTGAACCCAACTCAACAAAATTCCTTCGCTTTCTTCTTCAGCCTGTATCCAGATAACCTAATACAACCAGAAGGGCTTTAAAAAAGGCAGCTCATGACAATATTGTGTTAGATCTCCTCACTTAGGCATGCATATGAACACACTAGACAACTTAATTCTTGAAggttttctgcagatttttgtgTATCATTGCCTGTATTTCAGAAGTTCACCCGAGATGAATAGAACTTCATCCAGGAAGTGTTTTCAAAACCAAGAGTTTAGGGAGTCAAATATTCACTGacaaaacccccccccccccgacgttTGGAAGATAATGCACATCTCTGCTTGTACCACAGCAGAATGAAGTTTTGCTGCAGTCCAGCAGCACCAAgatttataaataaacaaataaataaataatcaccCTAAACCCTATATATCTGTGGCTTCCTTCGCTAACTGCTAAGGGATTTATCTGTTCTCACTGACTTCCTCAGATCATCTTTAGTGTAACGTATAACATTTCTGAAGGCAGTTAATTGGCTGTGACTAAAGCAACCTAAGGGAAACCCTGGCCTCAAAAAAGGCATTCGTAAAGATCATATTAACTTACAGAGGTCTAGTACATAACCCACTGGTCATCTCCATAACTGCCTCCAAATGTCAGGCTGAGGGACTGAAAGTTACTGCCTTTGGCTCTGCAATCGAAGGGAAGTGCCTGGTGGGCAGCTGCTATTACCCAAATAGCACTGTCCATAATATCTGCTGTTAAGTTACAGTGATAAGACTATACACTGATTTTACATAGAAGACAAATGAATCTCTCTTAAACtgggaaaaataaagacaggaaaatgaagaaacacaCAGTAGTTTCTTGCGCATGTCTATTCTAGGAAGTGAAAGCTTCAGAGTTCAGTACATTCCCATTACATTTCATAAACATAATTTCattaaggttttatttatttatttatttatttatttggataaCAGGTTTAGTTCTCCTACAGTCTCCTAAAAAAATCTATCTCCTAAAAAACTCTATAATATTTATTACAATTAAAAAGACAAAGACTTTCAAAATGTGTCTGGAAGAATGGCATTGCTCCATTCAAATCCTTGATGGCACCCTGGGGCACCAAGTCTATGAAATTGGGCATTGCCACCTCCAACCCGGGAGACCCCCCAGCTTCCCTgaccctgcagctccagcagagctgggatgcaCCTCATGGCTCTCCACCACAGGAAGACAGCAGGATCTGCTTCACGGAGGCTTTTAGTCCTGTCATCTTGTTTTCTCTTATAGGTCAGCTATCTTATAACTACTCAGCAAGATGGTTTATTTTTGTTCTCTAGGAAACACTTGTCTCTGTCAGAAATAAGGTGACAAACTAGAGGGGCTACTTATCCGTTCTAATATGGCTGTGATTATATTCTCCAGCTTTGGTGCCTTATTCAGGATAAGGTCATTTATCTACAGACAAGTACCCTTCTCTCTTCATAATCTCAACAAACGCAACACGATCAGAATGTTTTTGAAGATCAAATGATTGTTCCCTGACCCTAAAGGTATTTTGTTTCCAGATGAGGGCTGATGTGTCTTGGTAGAGAAAGGTTGGAAACCACTGGCATAATGCTCTGAAGGATGGTGATGGATTGTAAGTGTGAAGAAATACAATGGCTCCCGATTTCACCTTTGGAAAAGCACTGTATATCATTTGTATTTCATTCAAATAGATCTTGATTTAAGACTGCAACAGCACGGTGAGTTCTTGTTTAGTGACAAACTCAGAGAAATCCCATTTTCATAGAAATGCCTCTGCTAATCCAACTACGAAAAGTGCTTTCTCCCATGCAATTGTTCTTGACAGATTAATTTAATTGTTAATAATTCATGATGAAGAGTTGGAAGGTAGGTGTTGGGCATGGAATGGTAAACTGTTACGATACCGTTTTGCAAAGTTGTAATAAATCTGGCTGATAAAGCCATAACGGAGACAACTGAGAAAGTTAAGTTTTTCTCTGCTGCCATCTAGAAAAGTTGATTGTTGGCTAAACATTAATAGGTGAAATACAAATAAACTGTTATTTTTCTATGGATTTTGTGCCTCTGTGCATTTGTATTCAATGGACAACAAAACTCCAGTCAAGAAGTCTACAATTAGTAGAACAAAATACAGATTGTATAATGCTTTCTTCTCTTGATAAGAAGATATAAATAGAAGTAGTCatgaaattacttcagaaaagagTACTTTTTAATGTACTATagtatttagggccaagtggtaCATGTGTCTAACTACATGGTGCACAGGCACAAATACCTGTATCACCGTATTTGTACATGCAAATAGGCAGCATCCACATATTTCACAGATCTTAAAGATACTGAATTGTCATACTGCCTCAGATAAAGCCACCACTCCAGGATAATGGTGATTTAAAATTGGTCTTTTATTGTATATTAACATTAGAGCTTTTTTAACTGTTATTTTGCTATCAtctaaaaataatccttttttgaAAGCCCAAGAGGTATTACCTACCAGCTCATCAACGTCGTGGCTTAGTATATTCTCATACTTCACACggatttcagttttatttcccaTTGCACAACTAGATGAATTCACTGGAGACAGAACAAGGAGCAGTGGCAGAACCCGAAAGATAGATCTAAAAAGAGCTGGATTACAACAAGAGCAGTTAAGTACATATTAAATGCCATAGACTGTATGCTGCATTAACAAATACATTCTGTAACCtgttaaaatagtttaaaagggATCTTTGTACAACCAAATGACTTGTACCTTGAGGGAAGGATTCAGCTCCAGATTAAGGTGCTATTTGGGTGTCTAAACTCCCTCAAACTCAAGGATGATTTAGCCAGAGTGGTTAAGGGCCTACAGCTACTGAGCTGGCCACCCACTTGGTGTCTACTTGGGCTGGATTCATCTGCAGGCTTCACTGCAAGCGTTGACGAGGTCTCTCCATTGACCGTAACTGGACTGTAACCACCTAGTACATATGTAGACAAGTTAAGTGTCTTAGTCGAATTGGTGTAGACATTCAAGTGTCTTATCTGCAGCTGAATCTCATCATAATTGTCCATTTTTCATGTGATAAATTCTTCAAATGCCCATGAACACATCTTTACGTCAAAAGTGTGTTTAGACACATTTTTGGGCTGACCAAATGTACAAATGCATACTAGAGGCCATAACATGAGACAAGGCAGCAACACAACACAACTTCTCTGCAAGACGTTTTGCCATTTTTGGAGCAAATCTCACTGCCCCTCACTTCGTTTCTCCCTTCAGTGGGCCATCACGCTTTGCTCAGAACCCTGGTCTTCTGTCCTTGCATGACATCCAGGAAAACATGAGTTCTGTGAGGATGGGCAGAGAGAAAAGACCAAAATATCAAAAGAGCCTGAAGGGACTGACAGGGTAACCAGAGGCTGCAGGTGACTGGCCTGATGCTGGGAATGAGGGAGACTGGGTACAGGACGACATCGGGATTAGGAAGGTCATAATTGGACTCTGGCTTACAGCTAGACTGGCTAGGATGATGCTTAAATGGaaggtttgggaaaaaaaaaccccacggcTACAAATTTAGGTTGGAGGATTAGCAAAGATCACAGCAGGTTCCTGGACCAGTATGAGGCATTTCTACCCATCTCCGCTACTCAGTAACAACAGCATACGGAGTAATTGTGGGCTTGCAGCCAGGAAAGGCAGAAGGGGTGCCCTGACCCTAGCTGCTACTTTCCTTCCTCTCCGTCGAGGATGAGAGCACTGGGTACAGTCAGTCCAGCGCTCAGAGATGGGCGTCTCTGGATTTGGGTGTCACTAGTAAATCCCAGCCGCAGAAAGAAATCTTGAGTAACTAAGAAGAAAGCAATGAAATTTGACCACAATCTTTAGCGAGCCACCTAACCTCCATGATGCAAGAACCACAGCCACACCATGCGCTCATCTGCCATTCAGAGGAACACAGTCCCTCACAGCCCATCCCAGCTGACTCCCGCTACACACTGCTGCTTCAAAGCTGAACGCATTACCCCTTTTCCTGACTACCAAAGCCTTCTCTTCCGATAGATTACTTGAGAACATGCTGTGGTGTACACCTCTGTCCTAGAAACAGGACTGGAAATTTTTTACCTGTGCAAGCTGAATTCCAAAATTCCTCCTGTGCAAGCTGCCTGCCAAAATTTAATGGGAAATTTGCTGGCCTGCAAACCAAATTTTCCAACCTTCAACTGAGGTCTATTAATATCTCAGAAAATCTAGCCTGAAGAGCTAAATGGATCCTAAACGGATCCTACATGTAGTAAATATAAAAACTAGGTAAGGCGGATCTATTATGATCTTCGAGCTCCAAGTGGACACCCGACTTCCACAGGGCTTTACCTTTGTAAATCTCTGTGCTAACTGTACCTGTGCCAAGCGAATTATCAGTTTGTAGAACTgagatttaatattttaaaagcagttgacaaaaaaatgcaagaactCAATTAGAGGACAACATTTTCCCAGTATAGCATTGCACCTCTTGATTCCAGTGCGAAAAAGAACTGCATTGTTTGTTTCCAAATAACAGTGACAGAAGCAACTCGGATATGCTGCTTCAAAAACATGCTTCAAAAGACACAAATAACAATCTTCTAAATTAAAATCAATCTAAGAGACTCCGCCACTTAAAACTCGGTTTGTCCAGCAACAGGTGGAGATAACAGGGGAAAACTGTAAAGTCACTTCTTTTATCCTTACTTTCTCCGTATTGTACGGATTGCGaatctttttaaaatgaggaagTCGCAGAAAGCAAGCAGATAATTCTGAAAGAGATGTTGCACGCTCACGAGGTCCCTTGACCCATCGCAGGATCGCGATGAAACCTGCCTCAGACGTTCCTGAATGAGTCTTCTGGAACCCATTAGAGGAACGTCATAAAAAATTCCGCGAGCTTTGGACTGGGGAGCGAAAGGATTTTTCTTGAAGCTCGGTAGCTTCAGAAGAAGCGGCACCGAGAGCGCTCCACGCGAGCAGCGCTTCAGCAGAAAGGGAGCGTGTCTTGCTGGTAACAGCCCATCCTTTCAGCAAACTCCCCCCAACTCGTAAGTCGCCCCTGGAAAGCCCCAAGACATTCTCCCAGGAAAGCCGGGAAGAGTCGCTATTCCAGTATTTCCAAACACGAAAAAGCCCCTCTTGTTTCTCCCGCCGAAAACCCCCTCCCGCGCAGGCAGCCTGGAAGCGCGttcccgcccggccccggcgggctcCCTGCGgcagcccgccccccccgcccgccgccccccgcggccccggccgcccagcCCGGCTCCGCAGCCCGCAGTCCCCGCGGGGAGCGGTTAACGAGCCCGCGCTTCCTCCCTCCGCCCCGCCGAacccgggcggcggcgcgggcgggagCGCCGCGGgtcgccgctgccgcccgccgggCGAGGGGTCGGGGCCCCGCCGGCCCGAGGGCGAGGCGTCCCGGGCGCTGCGCGGCACCTGCCCCGGGCGCGGCCCGCGGGGCGGCAGGTGcccgcggagcggcgcggagcgacgctgccccgccgccgcccgccgccccccgccccgcggcgtcCCGTCCCGCTGCCTCCGCCGCTCCCGCGCCCCGCTTCCCGGCAGCGGGCGGGATGGGGAGCGGGCGCTTTTACTTTCATTctgaggggaaaaggggaaaaaagaaagcagcaaaccTGGGAATTTCCCCGGCCGTCACCGCGGGTTTAAAAGGGCACCGGGCGGCACCGCGCCGCCACAGcaggcgaggcggcggcggcgccggcgggagCGCGGAGGCAGCGGAGCCGGTGAGGAGCCAGCGCGgccgcggaggggcgcggagcgCCGCGGCGGAGcgcagcgcggcccggcccgggcgcaGGTGGAGCGGGGCGCCCCGCGCGGCTCTGCCCGCCCGCGGCGCGGAGCggctgcggcgcggcgcggctcggcggGGTGCGCGCTCCTTACCATGGAACATGGTccgcgggggggggtgtcagggagcTGCGCCGGCGGCTCCGCGGTCATGGTGGCGGCGCCGTCTCGCCCATGGTGCCCGCAGCCCGCGGAGCGCCGCGCAGGGTGGGGGGCGAGAGCAGCCGCGGCGGCCGGCCGGGGCTCagcggccccccgccgcccgcctgccGGGGGGGGACGCGGCTGCGGGCCGGCCGGGCTTTGCTTTTCCCATGGGGCTTCCGCCGGCGGCAGGTACTTTCACTTTCTGCTCCGCCGGCGGCCGCGgtgctccccgcc is from Accipiter gentilis chromosome 2, bAccGen1.1, whole genome shotgun sequence and encodes:
- the IL7 gene encoding interleukin-7 isoform X1, translated to MFHALFRSIFRVLPLLLVLSPVNSSSCAMGNKTEIRVKYENILSHDVDELVNMSAEYRDRCCKNKKHENSKVFFCNDTQEIESLQSMACNMLRFFHKQKISKDFRWKAALVSCGTLQVLQCKCERHKKEKVCTQVNTHNTEDTETSEQSKKKCNQEFCELKENISSLRSCWNKFEKIISR
- the IL7 gene encoding interleukin-7 isoform X3, yielding MFHALFRSIFRVLPLLLVLSPVNSSSCAMGNKTEIRVKYENILSHDVDELEIESLQSMACNMLRFFHKQKISKDFRWKAALVSCGTLQVLQCKCERHKKEKVCTQVNTHNTEDTETSEQSKKKCNQEFCELKENISSLRSCWNKFEKIISR
- the IL7 gene encoding interleukin-7 isoform X2, translated to MGNKTEIRVKYENILSHDVDELVNMSAEYRDRCCKNKKHENSKVFFCNDTQEIESLQSMACNMLRFFHKQKISKDFRWKAALVSCGTLQVLQCKCERHKKEKVCTQVNTHNTEDTETSEQSKKKCNQEFCELKENISSLRSCWNKFEKIISR